A genomic stretch from Lathyrus oleraceus cultivar Zhongwan6 chromosome 2, CAAS_Psat_ZW6_1.0, whole genome shotgun sequence includes:
- the LOC127123437 gene encoding uncharacterized protein LOC127123437 — protein sequence MVNRHQDADGLVQRIRRDDMATNNNNLEAMVKRIMAHNGVYVGLYRPNYTSPLSKYVLQSELPSRWKVPKLTMFSGDTSVSTVEHVARYFIEAGEIANNESLRMEYFPSSLKKNAFTFHLLKARCFTQVPEHELVEMDVGDLEYSIRKKLDTQYLKDMAQLADRV from the exons ATGGTAAATAGGCACCAAGATGCAGATGGACTTGTACAACGAATTCGACGTGATGATATGGCAACAAATAATAATAATCTAGAAGCCATGGTCAAAAGAATTATGGCACATAATGGGGTATATGTTGGCCTCTACAGGCCAAATTATACATCACCTTTATCTAAGTATGTTCTGCAGTCAGAATTACCCTCTAGGTGGAAGGTCCCTAAGCTTACCATGTTTTCTGGGGATACTAGTGTGTCCACTGTAGAACATGTGGCCAGATACTTCATAGAGGCAGGGGAAATTGCAAACAATGAGAGTCTTAGGATGGAATATTTCCCAAGTTCCCTTAAGAAGAACGCATTTAC GTTTCATCTGCTTAAGGCAAGATGTTTTACGCAAGTTCCTGAgcatgagttggtcgaaatggaTGTTGGTGACCTTGAATATTCTATTAGGAAGAAGTTAGATACCCAATACCTGAAAGATATGGCCCAATTGGCTGATAGAGTTTGA